In Entelurus aequoreus isolate RoL-2023_Sb linkage group LG02, RoL_Eaeq_v1.1, whole genome shotgun sequence, one genomic interval encodes:
- the LOC133642638 gene encoding uncharacterized protein LOC133642638, whose translation MQDFKRKKERKKKKRKKKIDKEKRKERKKEEQ comes from the exons ATGCAAGACTTCAA aagaaaaaaagaaagaaaaaagaaaaaaaga aagaagaaaatagataaagaaaaaagaaaagaaagaaaaaaagaagaacaa